The sequence below is a genomic window from Pleurocapsa sp. PCC 7327.
ATTGAATATTTTCCCAATCAGGGCAATTTCGATCGTCCCAACCGTAAGGATGCATTCCACAGACAAGTAAATTTTCTCCGTATACTCGACCATGATAGTGGCGACACCCGATACATGCAGGGTGAGTTTCTAAAGAAGGTTCTATTTTGGGATTGAATGTTAATCCGAACTCTTCTAAACTTTCTTGGAAAATCCAATCCTCATCCTCGTTAAAAAGCGAGTCTAATCTTTCTGAGAAAAGAAACTCGTTTTCAAAATCGATTGCCACTTCTAAAAAATCCTGACAATTTTGCAAAAACTGCACTAAGTTGCTTTCTATCTCGTTTTTGACTTGTTCGGCAACATCGATCGTTTCCTGACTAACATCTTGGAAAAATCGGTCGATGGCATCTGCTGTACTCTCCAGCATTTCCCAAACATCTTTTTGCCAGTCTTCCATGGACAATCCCTGAATAAAAAATTAAACACTTCAGAGGTGAGAGAGAAACTTTTCTTACTCAAAAACTATCGAATCTAAGCGGGCAAAATTGAGAAACTTAGCCATCGCGCCTAAGCTTGCTCAGTTCCTCTTGAAGGGATTGCACCTGTCGGCGTAAAGAATCTAGATCTTCTGTTTCAGATTGTTGCGATTCCTCATCTTCGACAACAATTTCGATCGGACGAGGTTCTCTAGACTTAGATTCAGATCTTTCTGACTCACGGATGGATTGTTGCTGTTGAGCTTGTTTAATCATGTCATCAACGTATTTGCGTGCCTCTTCTGTGGTCATCTCACCTCGCTCCACCATCTCGTCTGCGAGCTTTTGAGCTTGAGTCTTTAGCTCAGCTAAAGTACTGCCTGCTTTTTCAGCAGTGTAGGAAGCGAGTCCTACCCCCAGATAAAATGCTTTTTGAACGATGTCTCCAAGACCAGCCATAAATAAAATTCAACTATAAACTTGATAAGTCCTTACACTTCTAAGGATAAGAGACAAAAAAGGAAAGTGACTACCCAAGCGAGGAAAACAAAATCTAATAACTGATAGCAAAGACGTTGTAAACTAAGCTTTGCTGCGGATTTAGAGGATAGAAAATGGAACTAGAATATCCAGACGATCTCAGATATCTCGACTCCCATGAATACGTTCGTCTAGAAGGCGAAATCGCTACCATTGGCATCAGTGCCTTTGCCATCGATCAACTCGGCGATATCGTCCTTCTAGAATTGCCAGAAGTTGGCGAGACGCTAAAAATTGGCGAAAGCTTCGGTACGATTGAATCAGTTAAAGCTGTTGAGGATTTATATCCTCCCGTCTCCGGTACGGTAATCGAACGAAACGACGCTATGGTTCAATCGCCAGAACTCATTGCTGACGATCCTTATGGCGAAGGATGGTTATTAAAAGTTCGAGTAACCGATCCCGACACTGCACTTGCCCACACGCTATCTGCGGACGAGTATCGATCGCACGTCGAAGGCGAATCTTAATCGAGATTTGGCTACAAAAGTTGGAAGTTGTTTTCAAGGGTTTGTTACAAAATAATAAAGAGGTAGCGCTAGGATCTATCCTGGCAACACCCGACAACCCTTATAGCAATTCGTCCTAGATATGCCTAATTTGGAGATCGCAGTCGATCGACAGACAAATCAACGACAACAACCTTTATCACCAGAAACTTCGTTAGCGCCTACCGATTCATTTGTCAAACGGCACATTGGTCCGAGTCCGAATGAAATCGAGCAAATGCTCGAAGTCTTGGGATTTTCCTCCCTAGAGCAGCTCGTCGAAAAAACCGTCCCCGCAGCGATTCGACTCGCTCAACCCCTGCAATTACCAGAGGCACAAAGCGAATACGCGGCTTTGGCGCAGTTGAAGTCCATTGCCTCCAAAAACGAGATTTTCCGCTCGTATATCGGCATGGGGTACTATGACTGCATCACTCCATCCGTCATCGAGCGCAATATTCTAGAAAATCCCGGTTGGTATACCGCTTACACCCCTTATCAAGCAGAAATTGCCCAGGGACGGTTAGAAGCTCTGCTGAATTTCCAAACCATGATTATCGAACTGACAGGTTTGGAAATTGCTAATGCCTCTTTGCTCGATGAAGGGACAGCCGCCGCCGAAGCGATGAGCATGAGCTATGGGTTGTCAAAAAAGGGGGCAAATGCCTTTTTCGTCTCTAGTAGCTGCCATCCCCAAACTATCGAAGTTGTCAAAACTCGCGCTAACCCTCTAGGCATTGAGGTTATTGTCGGAGACCATCGCCTGTTTAACTTCGAGAGACCCGTCTTTGGCGTACTCCTCCAGTATCCAGCTACCGATGGCACTATTTATAACTATCGCGAATTTATTAATAAGGCGCACGAAGCTGGCGCTTTAGTCACGGTAGCTGCCGATCTTCTCAGTCTAGCGCTACTGACTCCTCCTGGCGAATTTGGGGCAGACATTGCCGTCGGAAACACGCAACGCTTTGGCGTGCCGTTAGGATATGGCGGTCCTCATGCCGCTTACTTCGCGACCAAAGAGGAATATAAACGTCAGATTCCAGGGCGTATCGTTGGGGTTTCCAAAGATGCGCAGGGCAAGCCAGCTTTGCGATTAGCACTGCAAACGCGGGAACAGCACATTCGTCGGGATAAAGCTACCAGTAATATTTGTACCGCCCAAGTCCTATTGGCAGTCATAGCTTCTATGTATGCCGTCTATCACGGTTCTGAAGGGATTAGAAAGATTGCCCAACGAGTCCATCGGTTGGCGGTCATCCTAGCAGAAGGGTTAAAGCGTCTCGACTACAAGATCGAATCAGAACCGTTCTTCGATACCTTACGAGTTGGCGTAGGCGACGGTAAGGCAAGAACGATTATTAAGGCGGCAGAAGCTCGTCGGATTAATCTACGCTACTTCGATGAAGACTCAATCGGCATTAGCCTAGATGAAACTACGACGGCACCAGATTTAATCGATCTATGGCAGATTTTCGCACACAAGGAAGCGTTGCCCTTCTCGCTAGAAGAATTGCTGCAAGAGGCAGAATTTGAATTTCCGGCAACTTTTACCCGGACTAGCAGCTATCTGACCGATCCCGTTTTTAATCGCTATCATTCGGAGACAGAATTGCTGCGTTACTTGCATCGTCTAGAAAGCAAGGATTTGGCTCTCAATACGTCGATGATCCCCTTGGGTTCATGTACGATGAAGCTGAATGCGACGGCTGAGATGATGCCCGTAACTTGGGCGGAATTTGGCAAGCTGCATCCTTTTGTGCCGCTAACGCAAACCGAAGGCTATCAAATCCTCTTCCAACAGTTGGAAAGCTGGCTGGCTGAAATTACTGGCTTTGATGGGATTTCTCTGCAACCGAATGCGGGATCTCAAGGAGAGTATGCGGGACTACAAGTCATTCGCAAGTATCACCAAACCAGAGGGGAGGGACATCGCAATATTTGCTTGATTCCCGAATCTGCCCACGGAACCAATCCGGCTAGTGCGGTGATGTGCGGGATGCAAGTAGTAGCGGTAAACTGCGATCGCGATGGGAATATCGATCTCGACGACCTCAAGGCTAAAGCCGACAAGTATCGCGATAATCTCGCCGCCTTGATGGTCACATATCCCTCTACCCACGGCGTATTTGAGGAAGGGATTGTCGAAATCTGCGAGATCGTCCACCGTCACGGCGGACAAGTGTACATGGATGGGGCAAATATGAATGCCCAAGTTGGACTGTGCCGTCCTGCGGATTTTGGTGCCGATGTCTGTCACCTCAATTTGCACAAAACCTTCTGCATTCCCCACGGCGGCGGCGGTCCCGGCATGGGTCCGATTGGCGTAAAGGCTCATCTCGTCCCCTTCTTACCCGAAATCTCTGTCGGAACGAACGGTTATCTGTTTGAAAACAACAGCAATGACAAGCCTAAACAATCGATTGGCGCGATTTCTGCTGCTCCTTGGGGAAGTTCGAGCATTCTGACGATTTCCTGGATGTATATCGCCATGATGGGGCCGCAAGGACTGACAGAAGCGACCAAGGTGGCGATTCTCAATGCTAACTATATCGCCCATCGTCTCGCATCTTACTACCCCGTCCTGTTTAAAGGCAAGGAGGGGACAGTCGCCCACGAATGCGTAATCGATTTGCGCCCCCTCAAGAAACAGGCAGGCATTCAGGTGGAAGATGTCG
It includes:
- a CDS encoding phasin family protein; amino-acid sequence: MAGLGDIVQKAFYLGVGLASYTAEKAGSTLAELKTQAQKLADEMVERGEMTTEEARKYVDDMIKQAQQQQSIRESERSESKSREPRPIEIVVEDEESQQSETEDLDSLRRQVQSLQEELSKLRRDG
- the gcvH gene encoding glycine cleavage system protein GcvH, giving the protein MELEYPDDLRYLDSHEYVRLEGEIATIGISAFAIDQLGDIVLLELPEVGETLKIGESFGTIESVKAVEDLYPPVSGTVIERNDAMVQSPELIADDPYGEGWLLKVRVTDPDTALAHTLSADEYRSHVEGES
- the gcvP gene encoding aminomethyl-transferring glycine dehydrogenase, whose protein sequence is MPNLEIAVDRQTNQRQQPLSPETSLAPTDSFVKRHIGPSPNEIEQMLEVLGFSSLEQLVEKTVPAAIRLAQPLQLPEAQSEYAALAQLKSIASKNEIFRSYIGMGYYDCITPSVIERNILENPGWYTAYTPYQAEIAQGRLEALLNFQTMIIELTGLEIANASLLDEGTAAAEAMSMSYGLSKKGANAFFVSSSCHPQTIEVVKTRANPLGIEVIVGDHRLFNFERPVFGVLLQYPATDGTIYNYREFINKAHEAGALVTVAADLLSLALLTPPGEFGADIAVGNTQRFGVPLGYGGPHAAYFATKEEYKRQIPGRIVGVSKDAQGKPALRLALQTREQHIRRDKATSNICTAQVLLAVIASMYAVYHGSEGIRKIAQRVHRLAVILAEGLKRLDYKIESEPFFDTLRVGVGDGKARTIIKAAEARRINLRYFDEDSIGISLDETTTAPDLIDLWQIFAHKEALPFSLEELLQEAEFEFPATFTRTSSYLTDPVFNRYHSETELLRYLHRLESKDLALNTSMIPLGSCTMKLNATAEMMPVTWAEFGKLHPFVPLTQTEGYQILFQQLESWLAEITGFDGISLQPNAGSQGEYAGLQVIRKYHQTRGEGHRNICLIPESAHGTNPASAVMCGMQVVAVNCDRDGNIDLDDLKAKADKYRDNLAALMVTYPSTHGVFEEGIVEICEIVHRHGGQVYMDGANMNAQVGLCRPADFGADVCHLNLHKTFCIPHGGGGPGMGPIGVKAHLVPFLPEISVGTNGYLFENNSNDKPKQSIGAISAAPWGSSSILTISWMYIAMMGPQGLTEATKVAILNANYIAHRLASYYPVLFKGKEGTVAHECVIDLRPLKKQAGIQVEDVAKRLMDYGFHAPTVSWPVPGTMMVEPTESESKDELDRFCDAMIAIYQEVEAIAQGKIDPENNPLKNAPHTAEVLIAGEWNCPYSREQAAYPAPWTKEYKFWPPVGRIDNAYGDRNLVCSCEGMEAYKEG